The DNA region GTTCATTCATCGTGAGTTTCATTCATCAAGGCACATGAATGATGAATCCAATCAAGAACGTAAAATACATAACACAACAAATAAATGAAGGCTTTAAGTCTAAGAATCGAATGAATTTTACGGCGAAGTTCTTTTGAAGTTTGACAGAGCTCTAGATCTTTAGATTCACGCCCTCAAAATGCATGCAAGGTTGAAttaatgcacatgcatgcatgcatgcttggtaTCTGAAAGTTGGTCTGTTAAGTGACCTTGTTTATTAACCATCGATGTCTAAGGCTCTCAGCCCTTTCGATATTGATTctgcaaaagaaaaaggagatcATAGAGGCGGGTAGGCAATGCCGTGGATCATGATCGATCATCATATGAACAGAGAGTAGTCATGCATGCACCGGTGCAACAACTTGTTTGCAATCTGATCAACTCGATGTCATTCGAGGATATATCAAATAAATCTTATCGCAAATAGAGGATATATATTTTGCAAGACAAGAAAGTACAATTATTACAGCAAGTCAAATGCATTCGGACCTCTATACCATCATGAAAATGTAGAAGGAATGATCCACACACCTATAACTTTGAcaagtaattaataaattttgattcacatctctctctctctccaagccTTTTCATTTGCATCTTCTCTTTCTTTGAGGCTTTATTACAGTATTAAATTTCCACACTAgacttaattaaataaaacaacatgGTTTCCACTTACATTTGGAACATTTACTGCAGTGACCTAAGGATGAGGAGGAAAAGGTGACAACGGAGGCCACTTTCCGAACTTGGGGTGGGGGAAATACTTGGGATGCTTCGGAATAGGAGGGAGAAGTGGGACTATGGGATGGGGTGGGAAAGGCTTCTTATAATATGGATGGATCTTTGGGATTGGTGGAAGAGGTTTATAGTATACCGGgggttttggtttgaagattgGAATGGGAGGATGAAAGGGCTTTTTGAATTTTGGCAGAGGTGGATGATAGATCTTTGGGATTGGTGGAAGAGGTTTATGGTATACCGGgggttttggtttgaagattgGAATGGGAGGATGAAGGGGCTTTTTGAATTTTGGCAGAGGTGGATGATAGATCTTTGGGATTGGTGGAAGAGGTTTATAGTATACCGGGGGTTTTGGTTTCGGTTTGAATACTGGAATGGGAGGTGGAAGTGGTTTCTTGTATACAGGCACTGGTGGGGGAAGAGGCTTCTCATATACAGGTACTGGTGGTGGAAGTGGCTTCTTGTATACAGGCACTGGTGGGGGAAGAGGCTTCTCATATACAGGTACTGGTGGTGGAAGTGGCTTCTTGTATACAGGCACTGGTGGGGGAAGAGGCTTCTTATATACAGGTATTGGTGGCGGAAGTGGCTTCTTGTATATAGGCACTGGTGGGGGAAGAGGCTTCTTGTATACAGGTATCGGAGGTAGGAGTGGCTTCTTGAACTTTGGAACTGGCGGCAAAGGCTTCTTATGTATGGGAGGGAAGACCTTTGGTGGTAGTGGGGGAAAGACCTTAGGAGGGTGAGGGAATTGATGACCAAAGTTCTTCCAGTGTGGATGGGGAGTAAAAGCTGGCAACTTCGGCCCATGCGGCAATTTGGGTAGTGGCGGGTATTTGTAGTGATGCCACAGGAAGGCTGAAGTACATGTCACAGGGGAGAATTTGAGTTTACCAGCCAGCCCAAAGGTATGTTTTCCATTGGCTTtggacttgaatataacttttgAGGATTCTAGGCCATTGTGGGCAGGGCATGGTGCAGCTGATGCACTGTGAAGCTGCGCATAGCATTCTTCATTTAGTTGTCCGTCTTTCACGATCTCCTGAGGAAGAGACACTTCAAACTTTCCTTCTTCATCGAGCTTCCCTACTCCTCTGGTCCTGAAGTGTCCATTTGCTTGCTTGCAATCAATTGTCACAGGAAGCCCTGCACAGTAATCcacaaaatcatttttgttCGTTGCCCACTATTGTTTTTGGCATTTCAATGATCACAGTTCAGATTTGATCAAATAATGCCATAAATAATGGTTACCCTGAATCCAACCACCTGGAGCTGtatcttggtttttttttcccacagttTTCAGGTAATAATACAGAGTAAGAGTACAGCATATATGAGTGATAAGTAGATATCACAAGACAAGACCCTTCAAGAAGCAGTACGGGCAAAGAGCATATCAGGTAAACCATGCAGCAATGCATCTTTGTGATAGTGGCAACATCGATGTTGACATTTAAAAGAACAATGG from Carya illinoinensis cultivar Pawnee chromosome 6, C.illinoinensisPawnee_v1, whole genome shotgun sequence includes:
- the LOC122314338 gene encoding proline-rich protein 4-like, which encodes MRTFPFCRGALLCCSVILLFTLSFCYGSDQTVEVVGLGECADCEQSNIKTSHAFSGLPVTIDCKQANGHFRTRGVGKLDEEGKFEVSLPQEIVKDGQLNEECYAQLHSASAAPCPAHNGLESSKVIFKSKANGKHTFGLAGKLKFSPVTCTSAFLWHHYKYPPLPKLPHGPKLPAFTPHPHWKNFGHQFPHPPKVFPPLPPKVFPPIHKKPLPPVPKFKKPLLPPIPVYKKPLPPPVPIYKKPLPPPIPVYKKPLPPPVPVYKKPLPPPVPVYEKPLPPPVPVYKKPLPPPVPVYEKPLPPPVPVYKKPLPPPIPVFKPKPKPPVYYKPLPPIPKIYHPPLPKFKKPLHPPIPIFKPKPPVYHKPLPPIPKIYHPPLPKFKKPFHPPIPIFKPKPPVYYKPLPPIPKIHPYYKKPFPPHPIVPLLPPIPKHPKYFPHPKFGKWPPLSPFPPHP